The proteins below come from a single Aspergillus oryzae RIB40 DNA, chromosome 5 genomic window:
- a CDS encoding uncharacterized protein (predicted protein), with the protein MSFDRDPNVEVVRKYDGAVQSLDHAQQPWSPEAGLQGPSDPISAAHQYLLKVADDYEIPQGVLGETPTRLSEPASPTGAPFGLILAQERPRFRSTAVVYQQTLGGLPVWDAKLSVTVNEENQIVNSSSSIDTEASKPETPPDDAKYMQNDVTAEDLGQLLRLPVSRGGIYFKQEQEQKQQRLLVYRYRKDDRQEIAGDSAPTLVLPEVPETIREGHYYVVREVLFSLPISGYGDLNWRALVEVKTGSIVYLQALTAGVTGWVFARDPATKLGHKAPTTSGSIADLNLLRDKVFLPETVVTTPQALTGRYAEIKDTELPTSLPPTTSTGEFNDSVETDNFAAANAYYHITKLFRLLAELGFPTKTFFDNTKFPVSVDHRGFNNEVNAQAPGNATGTGSGGFIFGRADPNPNSHIGIAADFRVAAHEFGHALLWDAIHWPGFGFAHSPGDSLAAIYCDPGSDAQDRFDTFPWNVLVRRRHDREVKDGWAWDGPQYRGDGWGPMYLREQILSTTLFRLYRAIGGDAIGDFHKQNWASRYTLYLIIGGIATIATTASMPYQYVSAMISADRDTVLGYPGGAVRKIIRWSFEKQGLYHPLNTPSPGVMTRGPPPAVDAYIDDGRDGEYDYAPMSGYPPGIWNRQAPDGGLVNQAPVVGVTNYCYVAVKNRGTENAQNVQVTVYESPIPEPTVWPAHFQTPGTVVPISGPISGNRQQTAIAGPFPWTPRADASFDRYSLLAAVRADGDLSNIDASSGLACASGPTDIDNLIPFDNNLAMRHFDR; encoded by the coding sequence ATGTCCTTTGACAGAGACCCAAACGTTGAAGTTGTGCGTAAATACGATGGTGCAGTCCAAAGTCTAGACCATGCGCAACAGCCATGGTCCCCTGAGGCCGGCCTACAGGGACCATCCGACCCCATAAGCGCTGCccatcaatatcttcttAAGGTCGCCGATGACTACGAAATCCCTCAGGGCGTCCTTGGTGAAACTCCCACCAGGTTATCTGAGCCAGCCAGTCCAACGGGCGCTCCGTTTGGCCTCATATTGGCACAAGAAAGGCCTCGCTTTAGGAGCACAGCAGTGGTCTACCAGCAAACATTGGGCGGGCTGCCTGTGTGGGACGCCAAGCTTAGCGTGACTGTGAACGAGGAAAATCAGATAGTCAACTCGTCCAGCAGCATCGACACAGAAGCCTCCAAACCAGAAACCCCCCCGGATGATGCTAAATACATGCAAAATGATGTTACGGCAGAGGATCTTGGCCAGTTATTAAGGCTTCCAGTAAGCAGAGGCGGAATCTACTTCAAACAAGAGCAAGAGCAGAAGCAACAACGCCTTCTTGTCTATCGCTACCGCAAAGATGATAGACAGGAGATAGCTGGGGATTCTGCGCCTACCCTAGTTTTACCTGAAGTCCCTGAGACCATCAGAGAAGGACATTACTATGTGGTGAGAGAggttcttttctctctcccaatCTCAGGGTACGGTGACCTCAACTGGAGAGCATTGGTCGAAGTCAAGACGGGCTCTATTGTCTACTTGCAGGCGCTCACGGCTGGTGTAACTGGCTGGGTGTTTGCCCGAGACCCCGCTACGAAGCTCGGCCACAAAGCTCCCACAACAAGTGGCAGCATTGCTGACCTGAACCTGCTACGTGACAAAGTTTTCCTTCCTGAAACTGTTGTGACCACCCCTCAAGCTCTCACGGGCAGATACGCTGAAATCAAAGATACTGAGTTGCCTACGAGTCTGCCGCCAACGACATCCACTGGAGAATTCAACGACAGCGTTGAAACAGACAATTTTGCAGCTGCCAATGCATACTATCATATTACAAAGCTGTTCAGACTTCTGGCTGAGCTGGGTTTCCCCACTAAAACCTTCTTCGATAACACCAAGTTTCCCGTTTCTGTTGATCACCGTGGCTTCAACAATGAGGTAAATGCTCAAGCCCCGGGAAATGCAACTGGTACCGGCTCCGGAGGCTTTATTTTTGGCCGGGCTGATCCGAATCCGAATTCGCACATTGGTATTGCTGCAGATTTCCGCGTCGCTGCACACGAGTTTGGCCATGCACTTCTGTGGGATGCTATTCACTGGCCAGGATTTGGTTTCGCTCACAGCCCTGGCGACTCACTGGCTGCCATATACTGTGATCCTGGAAGTGATGCACAAGATCGATTTGATACATTTCCTTGGAATGTTCTTGTTCGTCGCCGCCATGACCGCGAAGTCAAAGATGGCTGGGCATGGGACGGACCCCAATACAGAGGAGATGGGTGGGGCCCGATGTACCTTCGCGAGCAGATTCTATCAACCACGCTTTTCCGTCTCTATCGGGCCATTGGTGGCGATGCGATCGGTGATTTCCACAAGCAGAACTGGGCGTCCAGGTACACGCTGTATCTGATCATCGGAGGCATCGCTACCATCGCAACAACTGCCAGCATGCCCTACCAATATGTCTCTGCAATGATATCTGCGGACAGGGATACAGTGCTTGGCTATCCCGGTGGTGCTGTCAGGAAGATTATCCGCTGGTCATTCGAGAAACAGGGCCTTTACCATCCTCTAAACACTCCGAGCCCCGGGGTCATGACAAGAGGGCCACCTCCAGCCGTGGACGCATACATCGATGACGGTAGAGACGGTGAGTACGACTATGCTCCTATGTCTGGCTACCCTCCTGGTATCTGGAATCGACAAGCTCCAGATGGTGGTCTGGTCAACCAGGCTCCCGTTGTCGGAGTTACGAATTACTGTTACGTCGCGGTGAAGAACCGGGGAACAGAAAATGCGCAGAACGTGCAGGTCACCGTATATGAGTCTCCTATCCCAGAGCCAACGGTGTGGCCAGCCCACTTCCAAACACCGGGCACTGTTGTGCCAATTAGCGGGCCGATCAGTGGAAACCGACAACAAACTGCTATTGCTGGGCCATTCCCATGGACGCCCAGGGCAGACGCCTCGTTTGATAGGTATAGCTTGCTGGCTGCCGTCCGTGCTGACGGTGACCTCTCAAACATTGACGCCAGCAGTGGCCTGGCATGTGCAAGTGGACCCACAGATATTGACAATCTCATTCCATTTGATAATAATCTGGCAATGCGGCACTTTGACCGGTAA
- a CDS encoding histidine phosphatase family protein (predicted protein) translates to MPRMQGRIHLVRHAEGLHNLRNDPKIPNAPLSERGFDFAEELGHRFIGEYSNCVGAIISSPLRRTIQTSLTAFRRILDSTQYAKNSGSGVNNGVTLALDANLQEITDLPCNTGSTVDDLTIEFPGLKSEIQKLHKDWHIKAGPRSPLPQPLTQRRDEILDRLQKIQADLQNKKMSDDIIVVTHQGVIALLAPTANIPVGQWQTFHLVRKNGLLFLE, encoded by the coding sequence ATGCCGAGAATGCAAGGCCGTATTCACCTAGTGCGCCATGCGGAAGGTCTTCACAATTTGCGCAACGATCCCAAAATTCCGAACGCTCCTTTGAGTGAACGAGGTTTTGATTTCGCGGAAGAACTAGGACATCGCTTTATCGGCGAGTACTCCAACTGTGTCGGCGCAATCATATCCAGCCCGCTCCGCCGAACTATCCAAACATCCTTGACAGCATTCCGCCGGATCTTGGACTCCACCCAGTATGCTAAAAATTCCGGTTCTGGTGTTAATAACGGAGTGACTTTAGCCCTGGATGCCAATTTGCAGGAAATTACCGACCTGCCATGTAATACTGGCTCCACAGTGGACGATCTAACAATCGAATTCCCCGGACTCAAGTCAGAAATACAAAAATTGCACAAGGACTGGCATATCAAGGCAGGGCCTCGTTCACCCCTACCACAGCCTCTGACTCAGAGAAGAGATGAGATTCTCGACCGGCTACAAAAGATCCAGGCTGATTtgcaaaataaaaaaatgaGCGACGACATTATCGTTGTAACTCATCAAGGTGTAATTGCTCTGCTAGCACCCACTGCAAATATTCCTGTAGGGCAGTGGCAGACCTTCCACTTGGTCAGGAAAAATGGGCTGCTCTTTTTGGAATGA
- a CDS encoding uncharacterized protein (transferrin receptor and related proteins containing the protease-associated (PA) domain), with product MPALGASQEFFQIAEDETTRHSQSVKKLITQLDLLSLHTMIEDFSDFQNRFFNGSEYSMKASRWLYTKINQTVTASNATGVAVEVFDRAGWDQPSIIVSIPGMSAKTIVVGAHQDSIIRPCYQVPRDYAPGADDNASGVATLIEALRAILRDPDFAQGHVPNTLEFHFYAAEEVGLQGSKQIFDSYSSQGREVKAMLERIGVLTDYVDLGLTEFVRMIITTVSDPTLVTNHASAQLHGYPAAMTFESKFGDHSRFIHTSLDRADTININHVLQHVTLVIGFAYELGFAPLGNEDITEEL from the exons ATGCCCGCGCTAGGTGCCAGCCAAGAATTCTTTCAAATTGCAGAAGACGAGA CTACTCGCCATTCACAAAGTGTAAAGAAACTTATTACTCAGTTGGATCTTTTGAGTTTGCACACTATGATCGAAGACTTTTCGGACTTTCAAAatcgcttcttcaacggAAGTGAGTACAGTATGAAGGCATCAAGATGGCTTTATACGAAAATCAACCAAACAGTTACCGCCAGCAATGCAACAGGCGTTGCGGTGGAGGTTTTTGACCGTGCTGGTTGGGACCAGCCAAGTATCATCGTGTCAATTCCTGGGATGAGTGCCAAAACAATCGTGGTGGGAGCCCACCAGGACTCCATTATAAGACCGTGCTACCAAGTCCCGCGAGATTATGCCCCAGGCGCTG ATGATAATGCCTCTGGGGTTGCAACGCTAATTGAAGCGTTGCGAGCCATTTTGCGGGACCCTGATTTTGCTCAAGGGCATGTACCAAACACACTTGAGTTCCACTTCTACGCGGCTGAAGAGGTCGGGCTGCAAGGAAGCAAACAGATTTTTGATTCGTACTCTAGTCAGGGAAGGGAAGTCAAAGCTAT GCTAGAGCGTATTGGTGTGCTTACAGATTATGTTGATCTTGGCCTGACAGAGTTTGTCAGAATGATAATTACAACAGTAAGTGACCCTACTCTCGTAACTA ATCATGCGTCAGCTCAGTTACATGGGTATCCAGCAGCAATGACTTTCGAGTCTAAGTTTGGGGATCACAGTAGATTCATTCACACGTCGCTGGATCGTGCAGATACAATTAACATTAACCACGTACTTCAGCATGTTACATTGGTGATTGGATTCGCATATGAACTTGGGTTTGCTCCtcttggaaatgaagacataACTGAGGAGCTGTGA
- a CDS encoding uncharacterized protein (predicted protein), whose product MAFGHILCPDAVPAEGSRAKCEDRALLCHPVTQCRQPLFSLLHGDHRLSFPQFMRQVTCIFFVELGFPVGRAHQEPTDDDQSMISGRDSSLAPPKRDERNTNSRA is encoded by the exons ATGGCGTTTGGGCACATCCTCTGCCCCGATGCGGTGCCAGCGGAAGGCTCTCGCGCCAAGTGTGAGGACAGGGCACTTCTATGCCATCCAGTAACGCAGTGCCGGCAGCCGCTGTTCTCGCTGCTTCATGGTGACCACCGCCTCTCCTTCCCGCAATTCATGCGCCAAGTCacctgcatcttcttcgttgaatTAGGCTTCCCGGTTGGGCGTGCTCACCAAGAGCCCACAGACGATGACCAGAGCATGATATCCGGTAGAGACA GTAGTTTGGCTCCTCCGAAGCGCGACGAACGGAACACAAATTCTCGAGCGTAA
- a CDS encoding uncharacterized protein (pleiotropic drug resistance proteins (PDR1-15), ABC superfamily), with amino-acid sequence MSSKFEVAPDVDPGTQIDTYPDHEDDTLSDTSSSVSSDEKQERQSLSRIASSRLGQVLSATHAKNEPQLDPNSPEFDHRRWAQFVLRRMHECGIEPPQQGVVFKDLQVSGSGSALQYQETVLSTFAIPFRTAARAIAGQKRMPRRQILRGFDGLLEGGELLLVLGRPGSGCSTLLKTICGRMGGLTLEPESTIHYNGVGYEDMIKHHRGEIAYNKEVDEHFPHLTVGQTLSFAAHARAPRRRIEGVTRTEFADTMTKVVMSVYGLSHTVNTKVGDNFIRGVSGGERKRVSIAEMFLSNCRIGAWDNSTRGLDAASALKFVRALRLSADMSNSCHAVAAYQASQSMYDLFEKVVVLYEGYEIYFGRCDAAVEYFQRMGWERPEKQVSPDFLTAITNPLERRARPGMEDKVPRSAKEFSEYWKRSVEYQNLRTEIGRYVQEHAPNSEAAQILRQVHEEKQARHTRTNSPYLLSIPMQIRLCVRRANQRLRNDLPTAMSTVVVQTILSLIIGSVFYNSPNSSNAFFQKGAVLYFSVLMNALITIGEIMQLYAQRPIVEKQAAYAFVHPFTEALASALVDLPIKILRCSVFSIILYFLANLRREPSQFFIFYLLLICTILTMSGMFRSLASLTQTVGQAMALAGILVLCIVVYTGFTLPQPYMHPWLSWIRWINPVYYAFEALVSNEFHGRNFECTSYIPSYGTETSFICSVVGAVAGERFVSGDAFIQQNYQYSYSHLWRNFGILIAFLIFFHVLYLTATEFISADKSTAEALVFRPGHAPSHLQDGDGIEAEKTNPTTEVRADADSIRLPEQKDILSWKSVCYDIPVKDGTRRLLDNVNGWVKPGTLTALMGVSGAGKTTLLDVLAQRVSIGVVTGDIFVNGKGLAANFPRRTGYVQQQDLHLETTTVREALRFSAMLRQPRSVSQQEKYDYVEQVIQVLGMEDYAEAVVGRLGEGLNVEQRKLLSIGVELAAKPTLLVFLDEPTSGLDSQSSWTICAFLKKLTNQGQAVLATIHQPSAMLFQTFDRLLFLAKGGKTVYFGDIGKDSRTLLDYFERNGGRICKEHENPAEYILETVSGDVDNNTPDWVKVWDESPEHKDVLAELDRLHSSRENDSASSNENAESKDEFAMPLHSQLYHVLRRVFQQYLRQPEYIFSKFILGIVSGLFIGFSFWKTDNTQQGFQNSLFSIFLLCTIFNTLVNQIMPKFVAQRALYEVRERPSRVYSWKVFILSQMIVEIPFQFGLGVCSWASFYWSVFGANQDSERRALIMLFIVQFFIYSASMAQFVVCAVGEPALASMIATLMFGLSFVFSGVMQPPPALPGFWIFMYRVSPFTYYIGGIGSTALHGRPVQCSSTELSVFDPPDGQTCGEYMAKYLNSAGGQLYNMNATFGCEYCAMDSADQYLAQRWIYWEDRWRNYGIFWAYFVFNIVGAITLYYLFRVRKISLKKS; translated from the coding sequence ATGTCGTCCAAGTTCGAGGTGGCTCCGGATGTCGACCCGGGGACGCAGATCGACACATATCCCGACCACGAGGATGATACCTTATCCGACACATCCTCATCGGTGTCATCAGATGAGAAACAGGAGCGTCAGTCACTGTCTCGCATCGCTTCCAGCCGACTAGGCCAAGTGCTCTCGGCCACGCATGCGAAAAATGAACCCCAGCTCGACCCCAACAGTCCCGAATTCGATCATCGTCGCTGGGCCCAGTTCGTTCTGAGACGGATGCACGAGTGTGGCATTGAGCCACCACAGCAAGGCGTCGTCTTTAAGGACCTTCAAGTCTCGGGGTCAGGATCGGCGCTCCAGTATCAGGAGACGGTGCTCTCCACATTCGCCATCCCCTTCCGCACGGCCGCCAGAGCGATCGCAGGACAAAAGCGTATGCCTCGCCGTCAGATCTTGCGTGGCTTCGATGGTCTGCTCGAGGGTGGAGAGCTTTTACTTGTCCTGGGTCGCCCAGGGAGCGGATGTTCGACTCTGCTGAAGACGATCTGTGGTCGCATGGGCGGACTGACCCTGGAACCGGAAAGCACAATTCACTACAACGGTGTGGGTTATGAGGATATGATTAAACACCACCGGGGAGAAATTGCCTACAATAAGGAGGTTGATGAGCATTTCCCACACCTCACCGTGGGCCAGACCCTTTCGTTCGCGGCTCACGCCCGTGCGCCTCGACGACGGATCGAGGGTGTGACTCGCACGGAGTTCGCGGACACAATGACCAAGGTGGTGATGTCGGTGTACGGCCTCTCACACACGGTCAACACCAAGGTTGGAGATAACTTCATCCGGGGAGTCAGTGGAGGTGAACGCAAACGGGTCAGTATCGCCGAGATGTTCTTGTCGAACTGTCGGATTGGTGCGTGGGACAACAGCACCAGAGGTCTGGATGCTGCATCAGCCCTGAAGTTTGTGAGAGCGCTACGTCTATCCGCCGATATGAGTAATTCCTGCCATGCCGTGGCTGCCTATCAGGCTTCCCAGTCAATGTACGACCTCTTTGAAAAGGTCGTGGTCCTCTACGAGGGGTATGAGATCTACTTTGGGCGGTGCGACGCGGCGGTGGAATATTTCCAGCGCATGGGCTGGGAACGACCGGAGAAGCAGGTGAGCCCGGACTTTTTAACCGCCATCACCAACCCCTTGGAACGAAGGGCCCGGCCGGGCATGGAGGACAAGGTGCCCCGAAGTGCGAAGGAATTCTCGGAGTACTGGAAGCGCAGCGTGGAATATCAAAATCTTCGCACGGAAATTGGCAGATATGTACAGGAGCACGCTCCAAATAGTGAAGCCGCTCAAATCCTGCGGCAGGTCcacgaagaaaagcaagcCCGCCATACGCGAACGAACAGTCCATATCTCCTGTCGATTCCGATGCAAATCCGCCTCTGTGTCCGGCGGGCCAATCAGCGTCTGCGGAACGATTTGCCTACGGCGATGTCGACTGTTGTTGTTCAGACCATCCTATCCCTGATCATTGGTTCCGTCTTCTACAACTCCCCAAATTCCAGCAACGCATTCTTTCAGAAAGGCGCCGTCCTATATTTCTCAGTGCTTATGAATGCTTTGATCACTATCGGAGAAATCATGCAACTATACGCTCAGCGGCCCATCGTGGAAAAGCAAGCGGCCTATGCTTTTGTGCATCCGTTCACTGAAGCCTTAGCGAGTGCCCTGGTTGATCTGCCGATCAAAATTCTTCGCTGCTCTGTGTTCAGTATTATCCTCTACTTCTTAGCCAACCTTCGCCGGGAACCGTCtcagttcttcatcttctatCTCCTTCTGATATGTACCATTCTTACCATGTCAGGAATGTTTCGCAGCTTGGCCTCTTTAACCCAGACCGTGGGCCAGGCCATGGCCCTTGCTGGTATCCTGGTTCTATGTATCGTAGTATACACGGGATTCACGTTACCACAGCCCTACATGCATCCCTGGCTCTCTTGGATCCGCTGGATCAACCCTGTTTACTATGCCTTTGAGGCTCTCGTTTCCAATGAATTCCATGGCCGGAATTTTGAATGCACTTCTTACATTCCGTCTTATGGCACAGAGACATCCTTTATTTGCTCGGTCGTGGGCGCAGTTGCCGGCGAACGGTTTGTCTCCGGGGACGCTTTCATTCAGCAGAATTACCAATATTCCTATTCGCATCTGTGGCGCAACTTCGGCATCCTGATCGCgttcctgatcttctttcATGTCCTTTACCTCACGGCAACGGAATTTATCTCAGCCGATAAGTCCACAGCTGAAGCATTGGTATTTCGGCCTGGCCATGCTCCCAGCCACCTGCAAGACGGCGACGGAATTGAGGCGGAGAAGACAAATCCTACAACGGAGGTCCGGGCTGATGCAGATTCTATCCGCCTTCCCGAGCAGAAGGATATCCTGTCCTGGAAATCCGTTTGCTATGACATTCCCGTTAAGGACGGAACCCGGCGGCTGCTAGATAACGTGAATGGATGGGTCAAACCGGGGACGTTGACAGCTTTGATGGGCGTTTCTGGTGCTGGAAAGACTACTCTGCTCGATGTTCTTGCCCAGCGAGTGTCGATTGGTGTTGTGACAGGAGATATCTTTGTGAACGGAAAGGGGTTGGCCGCGAATTTCCCCCGTCGAACTGGTTATGTCCAGCAGCAGGATCTCCATCTTGAAACCACTACGGTGCGGGAGGCCCTCCGCTTTAGTGCCATGCTTCGCCAACCCCGATCGGTCTCCCAACAGGAGAAGTATGACTATGTCGAGCAAGTAATTCAGGTCTTAGGAATGGAGGACTATGCCGAGGCAGTCGTCGGTAGACTAGGTGAAGGGTTGAATGTGGAGCAGCGGAAGCTATTGAGCATTGGAGTCGAGCTCGCTGCTAAGCCGACTcttctcgtcttcctcgatgAGCCTACTAGTGGTTTAGACTCTCAGAGCTCATGGACTATCTGCGCGTTTCTCAAGAAACTTACCAACCAAGGCCAGGCGGTGTTGGCAACGATCCACCAACCTAGCGCAATGTTGTTCCAAACCTTTGACCGCTTATTGTTCTTAGCGAAAGGGGGTAAGACAGTCTATTTTGGTGATATTGGCAAGGACTCCCGCACTTTGTTGGACTATTTCGAGCGAAACGGCGGCCGAATCTGCAAAGAACATGAGAACCCGGCCGAGTATATCCTCGAAACAGTTTCCGGTGATGTGGATAATAATACACCGGATTGGGTGAAAGTATGGGACGAGAGCCCCGAGCATAAAGACGTACTTGCGGAGCTCGATCGGTTGCATTCCAGCCGAGAAAATGATTCCGCCTCTTCTAATGAGAACGCAGAGAGCAAAGATGAATTCGCAATGCCATTACACAGTCAGCTCTATCATGTTCTACGCCGTGTGTTTCAGCAATACTTGAGACAACCGGAGTATATTTTCTCGAAATTTATTTTGGGCATTGTTTCCGGTCTTTTTATCGGGTTCTCCTTCTGGAAGACTGACAACACGCAGCAAGGTTTCCAGAATTCTCTTTTCAGTATCTTCTTGTTGTGTACGATCTTCAACACGTTGGTGAACCAGATCATGCCTAAGTTTGTTGCCCAGCGTGCCCTCTATGAAGTCCGTGAGCGGCCGTCCCGAGTCTACTCctggaaggtcttcatcctttctcaGATGATCGTCGAAATCCCCTTCCAATTTGGACTTGGCGTTTGCTCCTGGGCCTCATTCTACTGGTCTGTCTTTGGCGCCAATCAAGATTCCGAGCGCCGTGCTCTGATCATGCTCTTTATcgtccagttcttcatctATAGCGCGAGCATGGCCCAATTCGTTGTATGCGCGGTCGGGGAGCCCGCACTGGCCTCCATGATTGCCACCCTCATGTTTGGTCTCTCGTTCGTCTTCAGCGGTGTGATGCAGCCGCCCCCAGCCCTCCCCGGattctggatcttcatgtATCGTGTATCCCCGTTCACATATTACATCGGCGGTATTGGAAGCACAGCCCTACACGGCCGTCCTGTGCAATGTAGCTCGACGGAACTCAGTGTGTTCGACCCACCCGACGGCCAAACCTGCGGTGAGTATATGGCCAAATATCTCAATTCCGCCGGTGGCCAGTTGTATAACATGAACGCGACATTCGGTTGTGAGTACTGCGCCATGGACTCTGCGGATCAATACCTTGCCCAGCGGTGGATCTACTGGGAGGATCGCTGGAGAAACTACGGCATTTTCTGGGCGTATTTTGTGTTCAACATCGTTGGGGCGATCACCCTCTACTATCTATTTAGGGTACGGAAGATCAGCCTGAAAAAGTCTTGA
- a CDS encoding uncharacterized protein (predicted protein) translates to MALSPKAEDLQPTRSPFLVVEVWYMITDILCDAENEEQDEGRTRAKCSSPLRDLISLSSTCTWLRTILVPRIFAVIYLRNTTKSALSIKAIADSNFSGFVKEVQYVASYVYPPEVDTVLSSLASFKNLRTISVEFPSTMTS, encoded by the exons ATGGCACTTTCACCAAAAGCAGAGGACCTGCAGCCAACTCGCTCACCGTTTCTGGTGGTGGAGGTATGGTACATGATCACTGATATCCTTTGTGACGCCGAGAACGAAGAGCAGGATGAGGGCAGGACGAGGGCCAAGTGTTCCTCGCCGCTCCGCGATCTAATCAGCCTAAGTAGCACATGTACATGGCTTCGCACTATACTGGTTCCGCGTATATTTGCGGTTATATATCTAAGAAACACGACCAAGAGCGCCCTGTCAATAAAGGCTATCGCCGATAGCAACTTCTCGGGGTTCGTCAAAGAGGTGCAATACGTCGCCAGCT ATGTCTATCCGCCAGAGGTCGACACGGTTCTTTCCAGTCTCGCCTCTTTCAAGAACCTTCGAACTATTAGCGTCGAGTTTCCCTCGACGATGACGAGCTAG
- a CDS encoding uncharacterized protein (predicted protein): MSLMHGAGWMLNTFKVFYGFPDCLGPWFFNHLTSAEEFSFDPQESAPLGDAGQRHVFNISLRKANMPRLRKLSLGNIYLCLELKDFLLRHLDICKDLDGVEGMSWSELFCALADKSPTRLTCFSLHWDDDQEDLPDLDDDMGDPMLVAQVRRKLEIESDAMAFPFGYCDVFEKYGNATHDWDANRAAFVQGDDYRSYQDFMAIVESNATGNH; the protein is encoded by the exons ATGTCTCTGATGCACGGTGCCGGCTGGATGTTAAATACCTTCAAGGTATTCTATGGATTCCCAGACTGTCTGGGCCCGTGGTTCTTCAACCACCTAACCTCTGCCGAGGAGTTTAGTTTCGACCCTCAAGAGTCTGCACCGCTAGGCGATGCAGGCCAGCGCCATGTTTTTAATATATCGCTGCGGAAGGCTAACATGCCACGGCTGCGAAAGCTCAGTCTCGGCAACATCTACCTGTGCCTAGAGTTGAAAGACTTCCTTCTCCGGCATCTTGACAT CTGCAAAGActtggatggtgttgaaggtATGTCTTGGAGCGAACTGTTTTGTGCTCTGGCAGACAAGTCACCAACTCGTCTCACCTGCTTCTCGTTGCATTGGGACGATGATCAAGAGGATCTACCCGACCTAGATGACGACATGGGGGATCCAATGCTTGTCGCACAGGTCCGAAGAAAGCTCGAGATTGAATCCGACGCCATGGCATTTCCCTTCGGCTACTGCGACGTATTTGAGAAATACGGAAATGCAACCCACGACTGGGATGCCAACCGAGCAGCCTTCGTGCAAGGAGATGACTACAGAAGCTATCAGGATTTTATGGCGATCGTAGAATCGAATGCTA